From one Humulus lupulus chromosome 8, drHumLupu1.1, whole genome shotgun sequence genomic stretch:
- the LOC133797631 gene encoding lipid transfer protein EARLI 1-like, protein MASMATTAFLLALNLLFFTLVSSTYCPPPPKPKPCKACPSPSKPSPSPSKPSPSPSKPSPSPSKPSPAGPGSKSSCPKDTLKLGVCADLLNGLLNIVVGTPSATPCCSLIQGLADLDAAVCLCTAIKANVLGINLNVPVSLSLLLNYCGKKSPKGFKCV, encoded by the coding sequence ATGGCTTCTATGGCAACTACTGCTTTTCTTTTGGCCCTCAACCTTCTTTTCTTCACATTGGTCAGTTCAACTTACTGCCCACCACCACCAAAACCAAAGCCCTGTAAGGCCTGCCCCTCTCCATCGAAGCCCTCTCCATCTCCATCGAAGCCCTCACCATCTCCATCAAAGCcctctccatctccatcaaagcCCTCTCCAGCAGGCCCTGGCTCTAAGAGTAGTTGCCCAAAGGACACCCTTAAGTTGGGGGTGTGTGCTGATTTGTTAAATGGACTACTAAACATTGTTGTGGGAACCCCATCAGCCACCCCATGCTGCTCCCTTATCCAAGGCCTTGCTGATCTTGATGCTGCCGTTTGCCTTTGCACTGCTATTAAGGCCAACGTTTTGGGAATCAACCTTAATGTCCCTGTCTCATTGAGCTTGCTCTTGAACTACTGTGGCAAGAAGTCCCCTAAAGGCTTCAAATGTGTATAA